A stretch of Chaetodon auriga isolate fChaAug3 chromosome 21, fChaAug3.hap1, whole genome shotgun sequence DNA encodes these proteins:
- the pfkpa gene encoding ATP-dependent 6-phosphofructokinase, platelet type isoform X7, with product MAQPDSKKIFFENLSGAGKAIAVLTSGGDAQGMNAAVRAVVRMGLYVGAKVYFIHEGYQGMVDGGENIEEASWESVSSMLQVGGTVIGSARCKEFRTHEGRLKAAHNLVQRGITNLCVIGGDGSLTGANLFREEWSGLLAELVDQGLIEADAIQKYSALHIVGMVGSIDNDFCGTDMTIGTDSALHRIIEVVDAIMTTAQSHQRTFVLEVMGRHCGYLALVSALACGADWVLIPEMPPEDGWEDKMCQKLSANRAGMKRLNIIIVAEGAIDRSNMPITTDYIKNLVVKCLGFDTRVTILGHVQRGGTPSAFDRILASRMGVEAVLALLETTANTPACVVSLCGNQSVRLPLMECVQMTQEVQKAMDEKRFEEAVKLRGRSFENNLKTYKLLAHRKPESELPTSNFNVAVLNVGAPAAGMNAAVRSAVRVGISEGHKMFAVSDGFEGLWKGQIKEIKWADVGGWTGQGGSLLGTKRTLPAKHIDKIAEQMRKHNINALLIVGGFEALLSLLELLTARGKYDEFCVPMVMVPATVSNNVPGSDLSIGADTALNAITTAFESLLQLYEARATYEEFCIPMCMLPATISNNVPGTDLSIGADTALNAIVETCDRIKQSASGTKRRVFIIETMGGYCGYLASVGGLAAGADAAYIYEEPFDIRDLQANVEHLTEKMKTSIQRGLVLRNENCNDNYTTDFIYQLYSEEGRGVFDCRKNVLGHMQQGGAPSPFDRNFGTKISAKAMQWVTKKLTETFRQGRVFANSEDSCCLLGMRRRALVFQPVVQLKDETDFVHRIPKEQWWLKLRPLMKILAKYKTSYDVSDAGQLEHVVRNRPKESDASVAM from the exons GGATGAATGCTGCTGTACGTGCTGTGGTTCGAATGGGGTTATATGTGGGAgcaaaagtttatttcattcATGAG GGATATCAGGGTATGGTGGATGGTGGAGAGAACATAGAAGAGGCCTCATGGGAAAGTGTCTCCAGCATGCTACAAGTG GGAGGGACTGTTATCGGCAGCGCCCGCTGTAAGGAGTTTCGCACCCATGAGGGACGCCTGAAAGCAGCTCACAACCTGGTGCAGCGCGGCATCACCAACCTGTGTGTCATCGGTGGTGACGGCAGCCTGACGGGCGCCAACCTCTTCAGGGAGGAATGGAGCGGGCTGCTGGCGGAGCTGGTGGACCAAG GCTTGATCGAGGCTGATGCCATACAGAAGTATTCGGCCCTTCACATCGTGGGGATGGTTGGCTCCATTGACAACGACTTCTGTGGAACTGACATGACAATCGGCACCGACTCTGCTCTGCACAGAATCATCGAGGTGGTGGATGCAATTATGACAACCGCACAGAG TCACCAGAGAACGTTTGTGTTAGAGGTCATGGGCAGACACTGTGG CTACCTGGCCTTGGTGAGCGCCTTGGCTTGTGGGGCAGACTGGGTGTTGATTCCTGAGATGCCCCCAGAGGATGGCTGGGAGGATAAGATGTGTCAAAAACTGTCTGCG AACCGAGCAGGGATGAAAAGGCTGAATATCATAATTGTAGCTGAAGGGGCGATTGATCGTAGCAACATGCCCATTACCACTGACTATATCAAGAAT CTTGTTGTCAAATGCTTGGGTTTCGACACGCGAGTGACAATCCTGGGCCAcgtgcagagaggagggaccCCCTCTGCCTTTGACCGCATCCTG GCCAGTCGTATGGGTGTCGAGGCTGTTCTTGCCCTTCTGGAGACCACAGCCAACACGCCAGCCTGCGTGGTCTCTCTGTGCGGCAACCAATCGGTGCGCCTGCCTCTGATggagtgtgtacagatg acTCAAGAGGTGCAGAAAGCCATGGACGAGAAGCGTTTTGAGGAGGCAGTGAAGCTTCGGGGCAG GAGTTTTGAAAACAACCTGAAGACCTACAAACTGCTGGCTCATCGCAAACCAGAATCCGAGCTGCCAACT AGCAACTTCAACGTGGCAGTGTTGAATGTCGGTGCCCCTGCAGCGGGCATGAATGCTGCCGTCCGCTCAGCCGTCAGGGTGGGCATCTCAGAGGGCCACAAGATGTTTGCTGTCAGTGACGGCTTTGAGGGGCTCTGGAAAGGACAG ATTAAGGAGATTAAATGGGCTGATGTGGGAGGATGGACGGGACAGGGTGGATCTCTGTTGGGAACCAAAAG AACACTTCCTGCAAAACATATTGACAAAATTGCTGAACAGATGCGAAAGCACAACATTAATGCACTGCTAATTGTCGGTGGATTTGAG GCCTTGCTGTCACTGCTGGAATTGTTAACGGCGCGCGGGAAATATGACGAGTTCTGTGTGCCCATGGTCATGGTCCCAGCCACTGTCTCCAACAATGTGCCGGGCTCAGACCTCAGCATTGGCGCTGACACGGCTCTGAACGCCATCACTACT GCGTTTGagagtctgctgcagctgtatgAGGCTCGCGCTACCTATGAGGAGTTTTGCATCCCGATGTGTATGCTGCCTGCCACCATAAGTAACAATGTACCAGGCACAGACCTAAGTATCGGGGCAGACACGGCCCTCAATGCCATCGTGGAG aCTTGTGACCGCATCAAGCAGTCGGCCAGCGGGACCAAGAGGCGCGTGTTCATCATCGAGACCATGGGAGGCTACTGTGGCTATCTGGCCAGCGTGGGAGGCCtggctgctggagctgatgCTGCCTACATCTACGAAGAGCCGTTTGACATCAGAGACCTGCAG GCCAATGTGGAACAtttgacagagaaaatgaagaccAGCATTCAAAGAGGACTGGTCCTCAG gaatgAGAACTGTAATGACAACTACACGACAGACTTTATCTACCAGCTGTACTCTGAAGAAGGGAGGGGAGTGTTTGACTGCCGGAAGAACGTGCTGGGACACATGCAGCAG GGAGGAGCACCGTCGCCATTTGACCGCAACTTTGGGACCAAGATCTCTGCCAAGGCGATGCAGTGGGTTACCAAAAAGCTGACGGAGACCTTCAGACAGG gccGAGTGTTTGCTAACAGTGAGGACTCGTGCTGTCTGCTGGGGATGCGTCGCAGGGCTCTGGTCTTCCAGCCCGTTGTACAACTCAAAGATGAGACCGACTTTGT TCACAGGATCCCTAAGGAGCAGTGGTGGTTGAAGCTGCGTCCTCTGATGAAGATCCTGGCTAAGTACAAGACGAGCTACGACGTCTCAGATGCCGGACAGCTGGAGCACGTCGTACGCAACCGGCCTAAAGAGTCGGACGCCTCTGTAGCCATGTGA
- the pfkpa gene encoding ATP-dependent 6-phosphofructokinase, platelet type isoform X4, which produces MAQPDSKKIFFENLSGAGKAIAVLTSGGDAQGMNAAVRAVVRMGLYVGAKVYFIHEGYQGMVDGGENIEEASWESVSSMLQVGGTVIGSARCKEFRTHEGRLKAAHNLVQRGITNLCVIGGDGSLTGANLFREEWSGLLAELVDQGLIEADAIQKYSALHIVGMVGSIDNDFCGTDMTIGTDSALHRIIEVVDAIMTTAQSHQRTFVLEVMGRHCGYLALVSALACGADWVLIPEMPPEDGWEDKMCQKLSANRAGMKRLNIIIVAEGAIDRSNMPITTDYIKNLVVKCLGFDTRVTILGHVQRGGTPSAFDRILASRMGVEAVLALLETTANTPACVVSLCGNQSVRLPLMECVQMTQEVQKAMDEKRFEEAVKLRGRSFENNLKTYKLLAHRKPESELPTSNFNVAVLNVGAPAAGMNAAVRSAVRVGISEGHKMFAVSDGFEGLWKGQIKEIKWADVGGWTGQGGSLLGTKRTLPAKHIDKIAEQMRKHNINALLIVGGFEAFESLLQLYEARATYEEFCIPMCMLPATISNNVPGTDLSIGADTALNAIVETCDRIKQSASGTKRRVFIIETMGGYCGYLASVGGLAAGADAAYIYEEPFDIRDLQANVEHLTEKMKTSIQRGLVLRNENCNDNYTTDFIYQLYSEEGRGVFDCRKNVLGHMQQGGAPSPFDRNFGTKISAKAMQWVTKKLTETFRQGRVFANSEDSCCLLGMRRRALVFQPVVQLKDETDFVHRIPKEQWWLKLRPLMKILAKYKTSYDVSDAGQLEHVVRNRPKESDASVAM; this is translated from the exons GGATGAATGCTGCTGTACGTGCTGTGGTTCGAATGGGGTTATATGTGGGAgcaaaagtttatttcattcATGAG GGATATCAGGGTATGGTGGATGGTGGAGAGAACATAGAAGAGGCCTCATGGGAAAGTGTCTCCAGCATGCTACAAGTG GGAGGGACTGTTATCGGCAGCGCCCGCTGTAAGGAGTTTCGCACCCATGAGGGACGCCTGAAAGCAGCTCACAACCTGGTGCAGCGCGGCATCACCAACCTGTGTGTCATCGGTGGTGACGGCAGCCTGACGGGCGCCAACCTCTTCAGGGAGGAATGGAGCGGGCTGCTGGCGGAGCTGGTGGACCAAG GCTTGATCGAGGCTGATGCCATACAGAAGTATTCGGCCCTTCACATCGTGGGGATGGTTGGCTCCATTGACAACGACTTCTGTGGAACTGACATGACAATCGGCACCGACTCTGCTCTGCACAGAATCATCGAGGTGGTGGATGCAATTATGACAACCGCACAGAG TCACCAGAGAACGTTTGTGTTAGAGGTCATGGGCAGACACTGTGG CTACCTGGCCTTGGTGAGCGCCTTGGCTTGTGGGGCAGACTGGGTGTTGATTCCTGAGATGCCCCCAGAGGATGGCTGGGAGGATAAGATGTGTCAAAAACTGTCTGCG AACCGAGCAGGGATGAAAAGGCTGAATATCATAATTGTAGCTGAAGGGGCGATTGATCGTAGCAACATGCCCATTACCACTGACTATATCAAGAAT CTTGTTGTCAAATGCTTGGGTTTCGACACGCGAGTGACAATCCTGGGCCAcgtgcagagaggagggaccCCCTCTGCCTTTGACCGCATCCTG GCCAGTCGTATGGGTGTCGAGGCTGTTCTTGCCCTTCTGGAGACCACAGCCAACACGCCAGCCTGCGTGGTCTCTCTGTGCGGCAACCAATCGGTGCGCCTGCCTCTGATggagtgtgtacagatg acTCAAGAGGTGCAGAAAGCCATGGACGAGAAGCGTTTTGAGGAGGCAGTGAAGCTTCGGGGCAG GAGTTTTGAAAACAACCTGAAGACCTACAAACTGCTGGCTCATCGCAAACCAGAATCCGAGCTGCCAACT AGCAACTTCAACGTGGCAGTGTTGAATGTCGGTGCCCCTGCAGCGGGCATGAATGCTGCCGTCCGCTCAGCCGTCAGGGTGGGCATCTCAGAGGGCCACAAGATGTTTGCTGTCAGTGACGGCTTTGAGGGGCTCTGGAAAGGACAG ATTAAGGAGATTAAATGGGCTGATGTGGGAGGATGGACGGGACAGGGTGGATCTCTGTTGGGAACCAAAAG AACACTTCCTGCAAAACATATTGACAAAATTGCTGAACAGATGCGAAAGCACAACATTAATGCACTGCTAATTGTCGGTGGATTTGAG GCGTTTGagagtctgctgcagctgtatgAGGCTCGCGCTACCTATGAGGAGTTTTGCATCCCGATGTGTATGCTGCCTGCCACCATAAGTAACAATGTACCAGGCACAGACCTAAGTATCGGGGCAGACACGGCCCTCAATGCCATCGTGGAG aCTTGTGACCGCATCAAGCAGTCGGCCAGCGGGACCAAGAGGCGCGTGTTCATCATCGAGACCATGGGAGGCTACTGTGGCTATCTGGCCAGCGTGGGAGGCCtggctgctggagctgatgCTGCCTACATCTACGAAGAGCCGTTTGACATCAGAGACCTGCAG GCCAATGTGGAACAtttgacagagaaaatgaagaccAGCATTCAAAGAGGACTGGTCCTCAG gaatgAGAACTGTAATGACAACTACACGACAGACTTTATCTACCAGCTGTACTCTGAAGAAGGGAGGGGAGTGTTTGACTGCCGGAAGAACGTGCTGGGACACATGCAGCAG GGAGGAGCACCGTCGCCATTTGACCGCAACTTTGGGACCAAGATCTCTGCCAAGGCGATGCAGTGGGTTACCAAAAAGCTGACGGAGACCTTCAGACAGG gccGAGTGTTTGCTAACAGTGAGGACTCGTGCTGTCTGCTGGGGATGCGTCGCAGGGCTCTGGTCTTCCAGCCCGTTGTACAACTCAAAGATGAGACCGACTTTGT TCACAGGATCCCTAAGGAGCAGTGGTGGTTGAAGCTGCGTCCTCTGATGAAGATCCTGGCTAAGTACAAGACGAGCTACGACGTCTCAGATGCCGGACAGCTGGAGCACGTCGTACGCAACCGGCCTAAAGAGTCGGACGCCTCTGTAGCCATGTGA
- the pfkpa gene encoding ATP-dependent 6-phosphofructokinase, platelet type isoform X3, which yields MAQPDSKKIFFENLSGAGKAIAVLTSGGDAQGMNAAVRAVVRMGLYVGAKVYFIHEGYQGMVDGGENIEEASWESVSSMLQVGGTVIGSARCKEFRTHEGRLKAAHNLVQRGITNLCVIGGDGSLTGANLFREEWSGLLAELVDQGLIEADAIQKYSALHIVGMVGSIDNDFCGTDMTIGTDSALHRIIEVVDAIMTTAQSHQRTFVLEVMGRHCGYLALVSALACGADWVLIPEMPPEDGWEDKMCQKLSANRAGMKRLNIIIVAEGAIDRSNMPITTDYIKNLVVKCLGFDTRVTILGHVQRGGTPSAFDRILASRMGVEAVLALLETTANTPACVVSLCGNQSVRLPLMECVQMTQEVQKAMDEKRFEEAVKLRGRSFENNLKTYKLLAHRKPESELPTSNFNVAVLNVGAPAAGMNAAVRSAVRVGISEGHKMFAVSDGFEGLWKGQIKEIKWADVGGWTGQGGSLLGTKRTLPAKHIDKIAEQMRKHNINALLIVGGFEALLSLLELLTARGKYDEFCVPMVMVPATVSNNVPGSDLSIGADTALNAITTTCDRIKQSASGTKRRVFIIETMGGYCGYLASVGGLAAGADAAYIYEEPFDIRDLQANVEHLTEKMKTSIQRGLVLRNENCNDNYTTDFIYQLYSEEGRGVFDCRKNVLGHMQQGGAPSPFDRNFGTKISAKAMQWVTKKLTETFRQGRVFANSEDSCCLLGMRRRALVFQPVVQLKDETDFVHRIPKEQWWLKLRPLMKILAKYKTSYDVSDAGQLEHVVRNRPKESDASVAM from the exons GGATGAATGCTGCTGTACGTGCTGTGGTTCGAATGGGGTTATATGTGGGAgcaaaagtttatttcattcATGAG GGATATCAGGGTATGGTGGATGGTGGAGAGAACATAGAAGAGGCCTCATGGGAAAGTGTCTCCAGCATGCTACAAGTG GGAGGGACTGTTATCGGCAGCGCCCGCTGTAAGGAGTTTCGCACCCATGAGGGACGCCTGAAAGCAGCTCACAACCTGGTGCAGCGCGGCATCACCAACCTGTGTGTCATCGGTGGTGACGGCAGCCTGACGGGCGCCAACCTCTTCAGGGAGGAATGGAGCGGGCTGCTGGCGGAGCTGGTGGACCAAG GCTTGATCGAGGCTGATGCCATACAGAAGTATTCGGCCCTTCACATCGTGGGGATGGTTGGCTCCATTGACAACGACTTCTGTGGAACTGACATGACAATCGGCACCGACTCTGCTCTGCACAGAATCATCGAGGTGGTGGATGCAATTATGACAACCGCACAGAG TCACCAGAGAACGTTTGTGTTAGAGGTCATGGGCAGACACTGTGG CTACCTGGCCTTGGTGAGCGCCTTGGCTTGTGGGGCAGACTGGGTGTTGATTCCTGAGATGCCCCCAGAGGATGGCTGGGAGGATAAGATGTGTCAAAAACTGTCTGCG AACCGAGCAGGGATGAAAAGGCTGAATATCATAATTGTAGCTGAAGGGGCGATTGATCGTAGCAACATGCCCATTACCACTGACTATATCAAGAAT CTTGTTGTCAAATGCTTGGGTTTCGACACGCGAGTGACAATCCTGGGCCAcgtgcagagaggagggaccCCCTCTGCCTTTGACCGCATCCTG GCCAGTCGTATGGGTGTCGAGGCTGTTCTTGCCCTTCTGGAGACCACAGCCAACACGCCAGCCTGCGTGGTCTCTCTGTGCGGCAACCAATCGGTGCGCCTGCCTCTGATggagtgtgtacagatg acTCAAGAGGTGCAGAAAGCCATGGACGAGAAGCGTTTTGAGGAGGCAGTGAAGCTTCGGGGCAG GAGTTTTGAAAACAACCTGAAGACCTACAAACTGCTGGCTCATCGCAAACCAGAATCCGAGCTGCCAACT AGCAACTTCAACGTGGCAGTGTTGAATGTCGGTGCCCCTGCAGCGGGCATGAATGCTGCCGTCCGCTCAGCCGTCAGGGTGGGCATCTCAGAGGGCCACAAGATGTTTGCTGTCAGTGACGGCTTTGAGGGGCTCTGGAAAGGACAG ATTAAGGAGATTAAATGGGCTGATGTGGGAGGATGGACGGGACAGGGTGGATCTCTGTTGGGAACCAAAAG AACACTTCCTGCAAAACATATTGACAAAATTGCTGAACAGATGCGAAAGCACAACATTAATGCACTGCTAATTGTCGGTGGATTTGAG GCCTTGCTGTCACTGCTGGAATTGTTAACGGCGCGCGGGAAATATGACGAGTTCTGTGTGCCCATGGTCATGGTCCCAGCCACTGTCTCCAACAATGTGCCGGGCTCAGACCTCAGCATTGGCGCTGACACGGCTCTGAACGCCATCACTACT aCTTGTGACCGCATCAAGCAGTCGGCCAGCGGGACCAAGAGGCGCGTGTTCATCATCGAGACCATGGGAGGCTACTGTGGCTATCTGGCCAGCGTGGGAGGCCtggctgctggagctgatgCTGCCTACATCTACGAAGAGCCGTTTGACATCAGAGACCTGCAG GCCAATGTGGAACAtttgacagagaaaatgaagaccAGCATTCAAAGAGGACTGGTCCTCAG gaatgAGAACTGTAATGACAACTACACGACAGACTTTATCTACCAGCTGTACTCTGAAGAAGGGAGGGGAGTGTTTGACTGCCGGAAGAACGTGCTGGGACACATGCAGCAG GGAGGAGCACCGTCGCCATTTGACCGCAACTTTGGGACCAAGATCTCTGCCAAGGCGATGCAGTGGGTTACCAAAAAGCTGACGGAGACCTTCAGACAGG gccGAGTGTTTGCTAACAGTGAGGACTCGTGCTGTCTGCTGGGGATGCGTCGCAGGGCTCTGGTCTTCCAGCCCGTTGTACAACTCAAAGATGAGACCGACTTTGT TCACAGGATCCCTAAGGAGCAGTGGTGGTTGAAGCTGCGTCCTCTGATGAAGATCCTGGCTAAGTACAAGACGAGCTACGACGTCTCAGATGCCGGACAGCTGGAGCACGTCGTACGCAACCGGCCTAAAGAGTCGGACGCCTCTGTAGCCATGTGA
- the pfkpa gene encoding ATP-dependent 6-phosphofructokinase, platelet type isoform X1 — translation MAQPDSKKIFFENLSGAGKAIAVLTSGGDAQGMNAAVRAVVRMGLYVGAKVYFIHEGYQGMVDGGENIEEASWESVSSMLQVGGTVIGSARCKEFRTHEGRLKAAHNLVQRGITNLCVIGGDGSLTGANLFREEWSGLLAELVDQGLIEADAIQKYSALHIVGMVGSIDNDFCGTDMTIGTDSALHRIIEVVDAIMTTAQSHQRTFVLEVMGRHCGYLALVSALACGADWVLIPEMPPEDGWEDKMCQKLSATRSRGTRLNIIIVAEGAIDRHGKPITSSFVKDLVVKCLGFDTRVTILGHVQRGGTPSAFDRILASRMGVEAVLALLETTANTPACVVSLCGNQSVRLPLMECVQMTQEVQKAMDEKRFEEAVKLRGRSFENNLKTYKLLAHRKPESELPTSNFNVAVLNVGAPAAGMNAAVRSAVRVGISEGHKMFAVSDGFEGLWKGQIKEIKWADVGGWTGQGGSLLGTKRTLPAKHIDKIAEQMRKHNINALLIVGGFEALLSLLELLTARGKYDEFCVPMVMVPATVSNNVPGSDLSIGADTALNAITTTCDRIKQSASGTKRRVFIIETMGGYCGYLASVGGLAAGADAAYIYEEPFDIRDLQANVEHLTEKMKTSIQRGLVLRNENCNDNYTTDFIYQLYSEEGRGVFDCRKNVLGHMQQGGAPSPFDRNFGTKISAKAMQWVTKKLTETFRQGRVFANSEDSCCLLGMRRRALVFQPVVQLKDETDFVHRIPKEQWWLKLRPLMKILAKYKTSYDVSDAGQLEHVVRNRPKESDASVAM, via the exons GGATGAATGCTGCTGTACGTGCTGTGGTTCGAATGGGGTTATATGTGGGAgcaaaagtttatttcattcATGAG GGATATCAGGGTATGGTGGATGGTGGAGAGAACATAGAAGAGGCCTCATGGGAAAGTGTCTCCAGCATGCTACAAGTG GGAGGGACTGTTATCGGCAGCGCCCGCTGTAAGGAGTTTCGCACCCATGAGGGACGCCTGAAAGCAGCTCACAACCTGGTGCAGCGCGGCATCACCAACCTGTGTGTCATCGGTGGTGACGGCAGCCTGACGGGCGCCAACCTCTTCAGGGAGGAATGGAGCGGGCTGCTGGCGGAGCTGGTGGACCAAG GCTTGATCGAGGCTGATGCCATACAGAAGTATTCGGCCCTTCACATCGTGGGGATGGTTGGCTCCATTGACAACGACTTCTGTGGAACTGACATGACAATCGGCACCGACTCTGCTCTGCACAGAATCATCGAGGTGGTGGATGCAATTATGACAACCGCACAGAG TCACCAGAGAACGTTTGTGTTAGAGGTCATGGGCAGACACTGTGG CTACCTGGCCTTGGTGAGCGCCTTGGCTTGTGGGGCAGACTGGGTGTTGATTCCTGAGATGCCCCCAGAGGATGGCTGGGAGGATAAGATGTGTCAAAAACTGTCTGCG ACCCGTTCCAGGGGCACAAGGCTGAACATAATCATAGTTGCAGAAGGGGCCATTGACAGGCACGGGAAGCCTATAACCTCTAGTTTTGTCAAAGAT CTTGTTGTCAAATGCTTGGGTTTCGACACGCGAGTGACAATCCTGGGCCAcgtgcagagaggagggaccCCCTCTGCCTTTGACCGCATCCTG GCCAGTCGTATGGGTGTCGAGGCTGTTCTTGCCCTTCTGGAGACCACAGCCAACACGCCAGCCTGCGTGGTCTCTCTGTGCGGCAACCAATCGGTGCGCCTGCCTCTGATggagtgtgtacagatg acTCAAGAGGTGCAGAAAGCCATGGACGAGAAGCGTTTTGAGGAGGCAGTGAAGCTTCGGGGCAG GAGTTTTGAAAACAACCTGAAGACCTACAAACTGCTGGCTCATCGCAAACCAGAATCCGAGCTGCCAACT AGCAACTTCAACGTGGCAGTGTTGAATGTCGGTGCCCCTGCAGCGGGCATGAATGCTGCCGTCCGCTCAGCCGTCAGGGTGGGCATCTCAGAGGGCCACAAGATGTTTGCTGTCAGTGACGGCTTTGAGGGGCTCTGGAAAGGACAG ATTAAGGAGATTAAATGGGCTGATGTGGGAGGATGGACGGGACAGGGTGGATCTCTGTTGGGAACCAAAAG AACACTTCCTGCAAAACATATTGACAAAATTGCTGAACAGATGCGAAAGCACAACATTAATGCACTGCTAATTGTCGGTGGATTTGAG GCCTTGCTGTCACTGCTGGAATTGTTAACGGCGCGCGGGAAATATGACGAGTTCTGTGTGCCCATGGTCATGGTCCCAGCCACTGTCTCCAACAATGTGCCGGGCTCAGACCTCAGCATTGGCGCTGACACGGCTCTGAACGCCATCACTACT aCTTGTGACCGCATCAAGCAGTCGGCCAGCGGGACCAAGAGGCGCGTGTTCATCATCGAGACCATGGGAGGCTACTGTGGCTATCTGGCCAGCGTGGGAGGCCtggctgctggagctgatgCTGCCTACATCTACGAAGAGCCGTTTGACATCAGAGACCTGCAG GCCAATGTGGAACAtttgacagagaaaatgaagaccAGCATTCAAAGAGGACTGGTCCTCAG gaatgAGAACTGTAATGACAACTACACGACAGACTTTATCTACCAGCTGTACTCTGAAGAAGGGAGGGGAGTGTTTGACTGCCGGAAGAACGTGCTGGGACACATGCAGCAG GGAGGAGCACCGTCGCCATTTGACCGCAACTTTGGGACCAAGATCTCTGCCAAGGCGATGCAGTGGGTTACCAAAAAGCTGACGGAGACCTTCAGACAGG gccGAGTGTTTGCTAACAGTGAGGACTCGTGCTGTCTGCTGGGGATGCGTCGCAGGGCTCTGGTCTTCCAGCCCGTTGTACAACTCAAAGATGAGACCGACTTTGT TCACAGGATCCCTAAGGAGCAGTGGTGGTTGAAGCTGCGTCCTCTGATGAAGATCCTGGCTAAGTACAAGACGAGCTACGACGTCTCAGATGCCGGACAGCTGGAGCACGTCGTACGCAACCGGCCTAAAGAGTCGGACGCCTCTGTAGCCATGTGA